From the Leptospira biflexa serovar Patoc strain 'Patoc 1 (Paris)' genome, one window contains:
- the mreD gene encoding rod shape-determining protein MreD, which translates to MILDKVFIIIGLLLAHFLNGSNVFELGNAIRPDFMVIFVVFFALRKGPMYGLWLGFFGGLLTDTALGGEIGGDNLVYYKIGLHSFSYAIVGYIVGKGLRSSYTENYISITIYILGLTFVSRLITYLLFLMFFHSNHSYSFLYVSLYNAFLGPALFFLFSWAYRLDGDEVRQ; encoded by the coding sequence ATGATTTTAGATAAGGTATTCATCATCATCGGTCTGTTACTTGCTCATTTTCTCAATGGTTCCAATGTGTTTGAACTGGGAAATGCAATAAGGCCTGATTTTATGGTGATCTTTGTTGTGTTTTTTGCGCTCCGTAAAGGACCTATGTATGGACTTTGGTTAGGGTTTTTTGGTGGGCTTCTCACCGACACTGCGTTAGGTGGCGAAATCGGTGGAGACAATCTTGTGTATTACAAAATTGGTCTTCATTCGTTTTCTTATGCGATTGTGGGTTACATTGTTGGCAAAGGGTTACGAAGTTCTTACACTGAAAACTACATCTCCATCACCATTTACATTTTAGGACTCACCTTTGTTTCCAGGCTCATCACGTATTTGTTGTTTTTGATGTTCTTTCATTCAAACCATAGTTATTCGTTTTTGTATGTTTCCCTTTACAATGCATTCCTTGGGCCTGCGCTTTTCTTTTTGTTCTCGTGGGCGTATCGTTTGGATGGGGATGAGGTGAGGCAATGA
- the mreC gene encoding rod shape-determining protein MreC gives MKWNRINQNDELFSLLFVFLFSFTSLIWNGNFMVRGIASFQGVGDFFSGSFDSFGSLIKSSYNKLESFERVREERDSCLNVMEEYRQLSKDVERLKAENAILRQELNFPLRIEYPTIRAEVLSVRLNAIYRTIIINKGSESGIKPYMPVVARALDEKGKFTEALVGKIIAVSKGSAVIQPIINSNFSMGVSIPGTNLWASLNGNSGRGTDVLLDYIDSGIVIDPKAIGNFPMGPNPPPTSANTMFTEGFSKIGKAVFSSGGSGVFPQGIPVGTIIEEGPRNGSFKTAILRPFVEFDNLLHVIVLKKLPEKWREEWPAEKTIQIEGPYFGEIDFPKEKDYNKKEKEKKQGNQGFGGPSTLGTQNPGRTTPNANPSSPSEPSPSPSPSPQTMESPKEVNP, from the coding sequence ATGAAGTGGAATCGCATCAATCAAAATGACGAATTGTTTTCCCTACTTTTCGTATTCCTGTTTTCCTTTACTTCCCTAATTTGGAACGGCAACTTCATGGTAAGAGGGATTGCCAGCTTTCAGGGTGTAGGCGACTTTTTTTCTGGGTCCTTTGATTCCTTTGGCTCCCTTATCAAAAGTAGTTATAACAAACTGGAATCCTTCGAACGAGTGAGAGAAGAACGTGACTCCTGTTTGAATGTGATGGAAGAGTACCGCCAGCTCTCCAAAGATGTGGAGCGCCTCAAAGCAGAAAACGCCATCCTCCGCCAAGAGTTAAACTTCCCTCTGCGCATTGAATACCCAACCATACGTGCCGAAGTACTCAGTGTTCGTTTGAATGCCATTTACAGAACCATCATCATCAACAAAGGTTCCGAATCGGGGATCAAACCTTATATGCCAGTCGTTGCACGTGCGTTAGACGAAAAAGGAAAATTCACAGAGGCACTTGTCGGAAAAATCATTGCGGTCTCAAAAGGATCAGCTGTCATCCAACCCATCATCAATTCCAACTTTTCCATGGGAGTCTCCATCCCAGGCACCAACTTATGGGCGTCTCTCAATGGGAACAGTGGCCGTGGAACAGACGTTTTGTTAGATTACATTGATTCCGGAATCGTAATCGATCCAAAAGCCATCGGAAATTTTCCAATGGGACCAAATCCACCACCCACTTCAGCAAACACAATGTTTACAGAAGGGTTTAGTAAAATTGGAAAAGCGGTGTTTAGTTCTGGTGGATCGGGTGTTTTCCCACAAGGGATTCCCGTTGGAACCATCATTGAAGAAGGACCAAGGAACGGTTCCTTTAAAACTGCCATCTTACGTCCGTTTGTTGAGTTTGATAACCTATTACATGTAATTGTCTTAAAAAAACTTCCAGAGAAGTGGAGAGAAGAGTGGCCTGCGGAAAAAACAATCCAAATTGAAGGCCCTTATTTTGGAGAAATTGATTTTCCGAAAGAAAAAGATTATAATAAAAAAGAGAAAGAGAAAAAACAAGGAAACCAAGGGTTTGGTGGACCAAGTACATTGGGTACGCAAAATCCTGGAAGAACCACTCCGAATGCAAATCCTAGTTCTCCTTCAGAGCCTTCACCCTCTCCATCCCCTTCTCCCCAGACCATGGAAAGTCCAAAAGAGGTGAACCCATGA
- a CDS encoding STAS domain-containing protein — MEINLKKNADAFVISISGSLDIYTSLDFKNFLETNIPSQPSGNLHVIINLEKLNYIDSSGIGMLIKQLNYVQELQGKFSIANMKPAIEKVFKVAGLTSYFQTIGEDEYREKYAV; from the coding sequence ATGGAAATAAATCTGAAAAAGAATGCAGACGCCTTTGTGATCAGCATTTCTGGAAGTTTGGACATTTACACTTCCTTGGATTTTAAAAATTTCCTGGAAACCAATATCCCAAGCCAACCTTCTGGCAACCTCCACGTCATCATCAATTTAGAGAAACTCAACTACATTGACTCTTCTGGGATCGGAATGCTCATCAAACAGCTGAATTATGTCCAAGAATTGCAAGGAAAGTTCTCCATTGCGAATATGAAACCTGCGATTGAGAAGGTATTCAAAGTGGCAGGGCTAACTAGTTACTTCCAAACCATTGGGGAAGACGAATATCGCGAAAAATACGCGGTTTAA
- a CDS encoding LIC10729 family protein: MLPLKLRILLLTAIFLSTIGTLFADDSKIPKQEFGLEEGLLPEDISTYPELKTWAIYQSYELEPDGPHLGLQDSICRMVPESGLRFLLEKPSNTKTTVYLYLDVTKYRPLKGSKFKPRKLQILVNGKPKRSILTERYHGFQNPVEIPLEPSEYPDGKIYVELLPSQNSVGRFWGIWDAFVVENRLDEKE; encoded by the coding sequence GTGTTACCATTGAAACTACGAATCCTTCTCCTTACGGCAATCTTTTTATCAACCATAGGTACACTCTTCGCTGATGATTCCAAAATTCCGAAACAAGAATTTGGATTGGAAGAAGGATTACTCCCCGAAGACATTTCTACCTATCCTGAGCTCAAAACTTGGGCGATTTACCAATCCTATGAATTGGAACCAGATGGCCCTCATTTGGGATTACAAGATTCGATCTGCCGGATGGTGCCAGAATCTGGGTTACGTTTTTTATTAGAAAAACCAAGTAATACGAAAACCACAGTGTACCTCTATTTGGACGTAACCAAATACCGCCCCCTCAAGGGTTCCAAGTTCAAACCAAGGAAATTACAAATCCTAGTGAATGGAAAACCCAAACGTTCCATTCTCACGGAGAGATACCATGGGTTTCAAAATCCAGTCGAAATTCCATTGGAACCTTCGGAATACCCAGATGGCAAAATTTACGTCGAACTATTGCCAAGCCAAAACTCAGTTGGTCGTTTTTGGGGGATTTGGGATGCGTTTGTGGTGGAAAATCGCCTAGACGAAAAGGAATGA
- a CDS encoding bifunctional riboflavin kinase/FAD synthetase gives MKIIRSLESIQNEFRNGSSLTLGNFDGIHVGHQTLLLRTVEKAKELGIPSVVVTYYPNPSVVLGKKPNFKYLSSEREKEELIRGFGIDYLLVLDFTLELSKMTAEDFLENIMIQTLNAKHIVIGYNHFFGAERRGDFTLLNSNKSKYGYAVELREAVLKKDSKISSSLIRGFLDKGEMEEAKILLGRNYHITGTVIEGAKRGRTIGFPTANLQVPSDKLLPSVGVYACFVKLDGKDHQGMVNIGFNPTFDGLGLHVEVNLFDFDGNLYGKEIELEMVKKIRDEQKFDGIEALKAQLTIDKETSLQILQF, from the coding sequence TTGAAAATTATTCGCTCTTTAGAATCGATCCAAAATGAATTCCGAAACGGTTCCTCATTGACCCTAGGGAATTTTGACGGAATCCATGTCGGCCACCAAACACTTTTGTTGCGGACTGTGGAAAAAGCAAAGGAACTTGGGATCCCTTCCGTTGTTGTCACCTACTATCCAAACCCATCCGTCGTACTTGGAAAAAAACCAAACTTCAAATACCTTTCTTCGGAACGAGAAAAAGAAGAACTGATCCGTGGGTTTGGTATTGATTATTTACTCGTATTAGATTTTACCTTGGAACTTTCTAAAATGACTGCCGAAGATTTTTTAGAAAACATCATGATCCAAACCTTAAATGCAAAACACATTGTCATTGGTTATAATCATTTTTTTGGTGCAGAACGTCGTGGTGATTTTACACTCCTAAATTCCAACAAATCTAAGTATGGTTATGCGGTGGAACTAAGAGAAGCGGTCTTAAAAAAAGACAGTAAAATTTCTTCCTCTCTCATACGTGGGTTTCTAGACAAAGGAGAGATGGAAGAGGCAAAAATCCTACTTGGTCGAAACTACCATATCACAGGCACTGTCATAGAAGGTGCCAAACGGGGGCGCACCATTGGATTCCCAACTGCCAATTTACAAGTTCCCAGTGACAAACTCCTCCCGTCCGTTGGCGTGTATGCCTGTTTTGTCAAATTGGATGGCAAAGACCATCAAGGCATGGTCAATATAGGGTTTAATCCCACCTTTGATGGGTTAGGTTTGCATGTGGAGGTGAACCTATTTGATTTTGATGGCAATTTATATGGCAAAGAAATCGAATTGGAAATGGTAAAAAAAATCCGAGACGAACAAAAGTTTGACGGAATTGAAGCCCTAAAGGCCCAACTCACAATCGACAAAGAAACGAGTTTGCAAATTTTACAGTTTTAG
- the rodA gene encoding rod shape-determining protein RodA, translating to MADRNTEKLDYFLIFSVVLVAMAGVLTLYTQEANTADGLGRWYKQFSFVFVGLIAMWFMSRINYQLIGSYALFIYLFAIFLLVLTLIPGIGYLPSGRGARSWLKLGPITLQASEFSKLATVILLGQYLVMKEKEMHKITVLIIPFIICLVPMLFIILQPDFGTAVSFLPMLFTMLYLGGADILHVGSLLTFGGISLMVPMYLAYSQLTLIQPLVDLLRKDNKTELVSLVNQLQGKIWLILDGKKVSGLTLPGIENPKNLQMIREAADIVKDEYASIGYKILSNEAFMFGLGGTLALISLVMIFIRIARGSRHLRNYYITIGILGLSVLSAIAVHKSIPFRENQVIRLTAFLNPDQFKQGAGYQLRASKPAVGSGKVFGKGLFHGEMTEGRIPHVPESGTDFIFASWAEQTGFFGSVLLLFFLMSIPLRGLQISFESKDRFGSLLAAGIVAMIFFHIAINVGIVIGLLPVTGVPLTFMSYGGSHLVMAMTAVGIILSIKKRKFAN from the coding sequence ATGGCTGATCGTAATACCGAAAAACTCGATTATTTTTTAATCTTTTCCGTTGTGCTCGTGGCAATGGCTGGAGTTCTCACACTCTACACACAAGAGGCCAACACTGCCGATGGATTGGGCCGATGGTACAAACAGTTTTCATTTGTGTTTGTGGGTCTCATTGCCATGTGGTTTATGTCAAGGATCAACTACCAGTTGATTGGATCTTACGCCCTTTTCATATACCTCTTTGCGATTTTCCTACTTGTACTCACCCTCATCCCTGGGATTGGTTACCTTCCTTCTGGACGTGGGGCAAGGTCATGGTTAAAACTGGGTCCGATCACCTTACAAGCATCAGAGTTCTCGAAATTGGCAACAGTGATTTTACTTGGTCAGTATCTTGTGATGAAAGAAAAGGAAATGCACAAAATTACGGTTCTCATCATACCGTTTATCATTTGTTTGGTGCCGATGCTTTTTATCATCTTACAACCAGACTTTGGAACTGCTGTTTCCTTTTTACCAATGTTATTCACCATGTTGTACTTAGGTGGGGCTGATATTTTACACGTTGGATCCCTTCTCACCTTTGGTGGGATTTCTCTTATGGTGCCCATGTACCTTGCTTACTCACAACTCACACTCATCCAACCACTCGTTGATTTACTCCGAAAAGATAACAAAACAGAACTCGTATCACTTGTGAACCAACTCCAAGGGAAAATTTGGCTCATCTTAGATGGGAAAAAAGTATCAGGCCTCACACTGCCTGGGATCGAAAATCCCAAAAACTTACAGATGATCCGTGAAGCCGCTGACATCGTCAAAGATGAATATGCAAGTATCGGGTATAAAATTTTATCCAATGAAGCCTTTATGTTTGGGCTTGGTGGCACACTAGCACTCATTAGTTTAGTGATGATTTTCATTCGGATCGCACGAGGATCAAGGCATCTTAGAAATTATTATATCACGATTGGAATTCTAGGGCTTTCTGTTCTCTCTGCCATTGCCGTTCACAAATCCATTCCATTCCGTGAAAACCAAGTGATCCGACTCACTGCCTTTTTAAACCCAGACCAGTTCAAACAAGGGGCCGGTTACCAACTCCGTGCCTCCAAACCAGCTGTAGGTTCTGGTAAGGTGTTTGGAAAGGGACTTTTTCATGGTGAGATGACAGAAGGCCGAATCCCCCATGTTCCCGAATCGGGAACAGACTTTATCTTTGCTTCTTGGGCAGAACAAACTGGATTTTTTGGAAGTGTATTGTTATTATTTTTTCTCATGTCCATCCCACTCCGAGGACTTCAAATCAGTTTTGAAAGTAAAGACAGGTTTGGATCCCTACTGGCTGCAGGGATTGTAGCGATGATCTTTTTCCATATTGCCATCAATGTGGGGATTGTGATTGGACTTCTCCCGGTCACAGGGGTTCCACTTACCTTTATGAGTTATGGTGGATCGCATTTGGTGATGGCGATGACAGCCGTTGGTATCATTCTATCGATTAAAAAACGTAAGTTCGCCAACTAA
- the mrdA gene encoding penicillin-binding protein 2, with protein sequence MSQSASEFRLEASFRKRLYFFTGMIVFTLTAYILQLFNLQIVQGSENSLKAERFVRRSESIPADRGNIFDRNFLTPETSQPLVSNSASLDVILNTSLLKNDAKKVKEYIYKFCEALSIPIVYYEKELQESRLIKKIRSREPFVLLEGISREQQERILVLDNINRYVYLVSSPARVYHMGPALSHVTGYVGKPTTSDLQEKEIKTYQLIGKGGIESLYDTTLRGQDGFRIQKRNTEGNIEEERVIEHSVPGNNLILTIDRDMQIAAYKALKGVRGTVLAIKATTGEVLAMASNPSYDPNILSGKNKLERSIHFGRVTNNGGFLNLAIQSRFPPASTFKTLVGLAAMESEHKINYDPKQTFSCPASFTLKSTFKGVPDQVFYNWDKKNHGELNLAQALEKSNSVYFYQLGYKLGAEPILAYSRLFGLDKKTGIDLPGEATGFIPSSDWKKRTYGNKWFDGDTVNLSIGQGFISVTPIEMALFYMAVVNNGKIYKPYVVSEIRSPLDNSLIQKTEPTILRDIPLKKSTVEALKEGLYLVGYSGTASGVLNSPNLPEIAGKTGTAQTRRRGASSSNHAWFIGYAPVNAPVEKQILVAAFVEYGVGGAASAAPAAREVFKAAFPPGSFPRTDRSRVKTMEEEAPVEQEAF encoded by the coding sequence ATGAGCCAGTCGGCATCTGAGTTTCGTTTAGAAGCAAGTTTTCGGAAACGATTGTATTTTTTTACGGGAATGATTGTATTCACGTTAACTGCGTACATTTTACAATTATTCAACTTACAAATTGTACAAGGCAGTGAAAACTCTCTCAAAGCCGAACGATTTGTCCGCCGAAGTGAATCCATTCCTGCTGATCGTGGCAATATTTTTGATCGAAATTTTTTAACTCCAGAAACAAGCCAACCCCTTGTGTCCAACTCAGCATCCCTGGATGTGATTTTAAACACGAGTTTACTCAAAAACGATGCCAAAAAAGTAAAAGAATACATTTATAAATTCTGCGAAGCACTTTCCATACCCATTGTTTATTACGAAAAGGAATTACAAGAATCCCGCCTCATCAAAAAAATCCGTTCACGGGAACCTTTTGTTTTACTCGAAGGGATCTCAAGAGAACAACAAGAACGGATTTTAGTATTAGATAATATCAATCGTTATGTGTATTTGGTTTCTTCACCCGCCCGCGTGTACCATATGGGACCTGCACTTTCGCATGTGACCGGTTATGTGGGAAAACCTACTACAAGTGACTTACAAGAAAAAGAAATCAAAACCTACCAATTGATTGGAAAAGGTGGAATCGAATCATTGTATGACACAACCCTTCGTGGCCAAGACGGATTTCGCATCCAAAAACGAAACACAGAAGGCAATATCGAAGAAGAACGAGTCATCGAACACTCTGTCCCAGGAAATAATTTAATATTAACCATTGATCGTGACATGCAAATTGCCGCTTACAAAGCCCTAAAGGGTGTTAGGGGAACAGTACTCGCCATCAAAGCAACAACTGGTGAAGTACTGGCAATGGCATCAAACCCATCATATGATCCCAATATTTTGTCTGGGAAAAATAAATTGGAAAGGTCCATTCATTTTGGTCGCGTCACAAACAATGGTGGGTTTTTGAACTTAGCCATCCAGTCTAGGTTCCCGCCTGCCTCCACTTTCAAAACATTGGTGGGCCTTGCTGCCATGGAAAGTGAACACAAAATCAATTATGATCCGAAACAAACGTTTTCTTGCCCTGCTAGTTTTACCTTAAAGTCCACGTTCAAAGGGGTTCCTGACCAAGTTTTTTATAACTGGGATAAAAAGAACCATGGTGAGTTAAACTTAGCACAAGCCTTAGAAAAATCCAACTCAGTTTATTTTTACCAATTGGGATATAAGCTGGGAGCAGAACCAATTCTCGCCTATTCCCGGTTATTTGGTTTGGACAAAAAAACAGGCATTGATTTACCAGGAGAAGCCACTGGATTCATTCCAAGTTCCGATTGGAAAAAACGAACCTATGGCAACAAATGGTTTGATGGGGATACCGTAAACTTATCCATCGGACAAGGATTCATATCTGTCACACCCATCGAGATGGCTTTGTTTTACATGGCAGTTGTCAATAATGGAAAAATTTACAAACCGTACGTTGTGTCCGAAATCAGAAGTCCCCTAGACAACTCCCTCATCCAAAAAACAGAACCAACCATCTTACGAGATATCCCATTAAAAAAATCCACTGTGGAAGCATTAAAAGAAGGATTGTATTTGGTCGGATATTCGGGAACTGCATCAGGAGTTTTAAATTCTCCAAACCTACCTGAAATTGCAGGAAAAACGGGAACAGCGCAAACAAGAAGGAGAGGCGCATCTTCTTCCAACCACGCATGGTTCATTGGGTATGCACCAGTAAATGCACCCGTCGAAAAACAAATATTAGTCGCTGCTTTCGTAGAATACGGGGTCGGTGGTGCGGCCTCAGCCGCTCCTGCGGCAAGGGAAGTCTTTAAGGCCGCATTCCCACCAGGATCTTTCCCTAGAACCGATAGGTCCCGTGTGAAAACCATGGAAGAAGAAGCACCAGTCGAACAAGAGGCATTTTAA
- a CDS encoding type II toxin-antitoxin system PemK/MazF family toxin — translation MTRGEIWWVDLGIPFGSEPGFQRPVLIVQNNAFNHSNINTIIVVPLTTNLHLATAPGNSMLKKEDTNLSKDSIVNVSQIVTIDRERFIKKVTEIKNKHMKKVEEGMKLVLSLES, via the coding sequence ATGACACGTGGTGAAATCTGGTGGGTTGACCTTGGGATTCCATTTGGAAGTGAACCTGGATTCCAAAGACCAGTTTTAATCGTTCAAAATAATGCCTTTAATCATAGTAATATTAACACCATCATCGTTGTTCCATTGACCACGAACTTGCATTTAGCAACGGCACCAGGCAATTCAATGTTAAAAAAGGAAGATACAAATCTTTCCAAAGATTCAATTGTCAATGTCTCACAAATTGTAACCATTGATCGAGAACGCTTCATCAAAAAGGTAACAGAAATTAAAAACAAACATATGAAAAAAGTGGAAGAAGGGATGAAATTAGTTCTTTCTTTGGAATCTTGA
- a CDS encoding LIC_12936 family protein, with translation MRTSFVLIFTFLFTVGLFAADEKNESVSQSDATKLNPDGSIALIPYNAKQQQKIERIGKEVDDYHAMINEKVKFLSFEKKIKDSRYGQVTSAREIHLPYEPSYVMHSRFVMKLKGGGGAEGGGFSLDEISFWSRKSLTEKGKDPVTTYRELKNNTTGGVKGLVLSVRTVTNADDNTLNFELEKIQSPWERLRLATAYRDRLREVARTIDRYIQAKGNLETKMISDTVMEVSVSGDFEEP, from the coding sequence ATGCGTACCTCGTTTGTCTTAATTTTTACCTTCCTCTTCACCGTGGGTCTATTTGCCGCGGATGAAAAAAATGAATCTGTGAGCCAATCAGATGCAACCAAACTGAATCCAGATGGAAGCATCGCTCTCATTCCCTATAATGCAAAACAACAGCAGAAAATCGAAAGGATTGGCAAAGAAGTGGATGATTACCATGCCATGATCAACGAGAAGGTGAAATTCCTCAGTTTTGAGAAAAAAATCAAAGACAGTCGGTATGGACAGGTCACGAGTGCTCGGGAAATCCATTTGCCTTATGAACCAAGTTATGTCATGCACAGCCGTTTTGTGATGAAACTGAAAGGTGGTGGCGGAGCAGAAGGCGGTGGATTTTCATTAGATGAAATCTCCTTTTGGTCAAGGAAATCACTCACGGAAAAAGGGAAAGACCCTGTCACAACTTACCGTGAATTAAAAAACAATACTACGGGTGGAGTCAAAGGGCTTGTACTTTCTGTTCGCACGGTTACGAATGCGGATGATAACACACTGAACTTTGAATTGGAAAAAATCCAAAGCCCTTGGGAAAGACTTCGATTGGCAACCGCCTACCGAGACAGACTCCGTGAAGTGGCAAGAACCATTGACCGTTACATCCAAGCAAAAGGAAATTTAGAAACAAAAATGATTTCTGATACTGTTATGGAAGTCTCTGTGAGTGGAGATTTCGAAGAACCTTAA
- a CDS encoding ankyrin repeat domain-containing protein has product MNVSDRKSILNNTSIFIVISLFPLFTTGCIWTQTKSYYLKLTESKNLDKEVPKEKIKNLRIMDPRKFQNTPQWEMARAIYLCDYSRLQTLLSEKKVDLNVPNDAGVPLLSMAILLDREWAVLPLLEHGADPNFKSVLEPKSPMIYAARESPSILRLLLENGGDPNAKAIYDESLLDENHPPESALSVAAEAGHFKSVEMLVARGADVNFGHGRAVADSITQNHLNITLFLLKSGFNLGLTLYPLGFGGDLIQDRLQLKEKLRNAPNFQERDFNRIIAFLKEKGIEYKHVKPDKSP; this is encoded by the coding sequence ATGAATGTAAGTGACCGAAAATCCATTTTAAACAATACCTCGATCTTCATCGTCATTTCTCTTTTCCCTTTGTTTACGACTGGTTGTATTTGGACACAGACTAAGTCCTATTATCTAAAATTAACAGAATCTAAAAACTTGGACAAAGAAGTTCCCAAAGAGAAAATAAAGAATTTAAGAATTATGGATCCTCGAAAATTCCAAAATACGCCTCAATGGGAAATGGCAAGAGCAATATACCTTTGTGATTATAGCCGATTACAAACTTTACTCTCTGAGAAAAAAGTTGATTTGAATGTTCCAAACGATGCGGGAGTTCCTTTGTTGAGTATGGCAATTCTTTTGGACCGAGAATGGGCGGTACTTCCCCTTTTAGAACATGGTGCGGACCCAAATTTTAAGTCAGTTTTAGAACCTAAGTCTCCTATGATTTATGCGGCTCGTGAAAGTCCCTCCATTCTGAGATTGCTATTAGAAAATGGAGGAGATCCCAATGCAAAGGCAATCTATGATGAAAGTTTGTTAGATGAAAATCATCCGCCAGAATCAGCCTTGAGTGTTGCTGCTGAAGCTGGACATTTCAAAAGTGTAGAGATGCTCGTGGCAAGAGGGGCGGATGTCAATTTTGGGCATGGTCGTGCTGTTGCAGACTCAATCACTCAAAATCATCTGAATATAACATTGTTTTTATTAAAAAGTGGATTTAATCTAGGCCTAACACTATACCCATTAGGTTTTGGTGGTGATTTGATTCAAGACAGATTACAACTAAAGGAAAAATTAAGAAATGCACCTAATTTTCAAGAAAGAGATTTCAATCGGATCATTGCCTTTCTAAAAGAAAAGGGAATTGAATACAAGCATGTGAAACCGGATAAGTCTCCCTGA
- a CDS encoding ankyrin repeat domain-containing protein: MNEMEQKSNLYKPKLLLFIALFPIFTLGCIWTKTKSYYLKLTEANLLDKEVDKKQLRHFDPRKFQNTPQWEMARAIYLYDENQLQTFHSEKKVDLNVPNDVGIPLLSLAIVWDREGAILPLLEHGANPNFKSVLNPESPMIYAARQSPAMLKLLLDHGGDPNAMAIYDESLLDENHPPESALSVAAKNGHFKSVEMLVARGANVNFGRGRAVYESMTQDHLGITMYLLKNGFDLSVELYPIGFGPDLIQDRLQVNERLSNSPRFNEREFNTNM; the protein is encoded by the coding sequence ATGAATGAAATGGAACAAAAATCGAATCTTTACAAACCCAAATTACTCTTGTTCATTGCTCTCTTCCCAATCTTTACTCTTGGCTGTATTTGGACAAAAACAAAGTCTTATTATTTAAAACTAACAGAAGCGAATCTCTTAGACAAAGAGGTTGATAAAAAACAGTTAAGGCACTTTGATCCACGAAAATTCCAAAATACACCGCAATGGGAAATGGCAAGGGCGATTTATCTTTATGATGAGAACCAATTACAAACTTTTCATTCCGAGAAAAAGGTTGATTTGAATGTTCCCAATGATGTTGGAATCCCATTATTAAGTTTGGCAATTGTTTGGGACCGAGAAGGGGCGATACTTCCCCTTCTAGAACATGGTGCTAATCCAAATTTTAAGTCAGTTTTAAACCCTGAGTCTCCTATGATTTATGCAGCTCGCCAAAGTCCTGCCATGTTGAAATTACTCCTCGATCATGGTGGAGATCCCAATGCTATGGCAATCTATGATGAAAGTTTGTTAGATGAAAATCATCCCCCAGAATCAGCCTTGAGTGTTGCTGCGAAGAATGGACATTTCAAAAGTGTAGAGATGCTCGTGGCAAGAGGTGCGAATGTCAATTTTGGGCGTGGTCGTGCTGTATATGAATCAATGACACAAGATCATCTTGGGATCACAATGTATTTATTAAAAAATGGCTTCGACTTGAGTGTGGAGTTGTACCCAATCGGCTTTGGCCCTGATTTGATTCAAGATAGGTTACAAGTTAATGAGAGATTAAGTAATTCTCCTCGTTTTAATGAAAGGGAATTCAATACAAACATGTGA